A genomic region of Cydia amplana chromosome 5, ilCydAmpl1.1, whole genome shotgun sequence contains the following coding sequences:
- the LOC134647950 gene encoding transcription initiation factor TFIID subunit 5 produces the protein MGEKSTPLLAVLQLLRKYNLKGTEEILRKEASLGDAVIENLDLPEVELANILTSHHTESDPYSYEFAYDSLKKFVETSLDVYKHELSTLLYPVFVHMYMVLILYDHNEHAMNFMEKFGPEQEDYYQEDLKKISIVKSKEQIKGNELAEIYSTNKFVVQMSRDASSQLKRYLHEQKSSTVIINIINNHIHIDIHDGPGRTLAQVRTSIGSILGEAPRNENRTKVYYGLLKEPDIQLFPVPTEDEEETEETPDKPKKKKAKKDNIFMKKPKSDPNAPPNDRIPLPELKEMDKIEKGKALREAAKRVQLGPESLPSICFYTLLNSGHTAICADICDDSTLLAVGFNNSTIKVWTLTPVRLRGMKSAEKLQDIDREAGDVLVRMMEERDRDACRTLYGHSGPVYKVSFDPFKNLLLSCSEDATVRLWSLQCWTCLVAYRGHVWPVWDVRWSPHGHYFASCGHDRTARLWATDHHQPLRIFSGHLTDVDCVQFHPNSNYIATGSSDRTVRVWDCLTGTQVRIMTGHKCAVFTLQFSICGRWLASGGGSGAAGELLVWDVSTGAPAAALPPAHTAPLHALAFSRDGTILASGSLDCTIKLWDVAAITDEVPVEDAPNNPVEKKEDKFLLRSFATKNSPITSLHFTRRNLLLAVGTYEGST, from the exons ATGGGGGAAAAGTCTACACCACTTCTGGCGGTATTGCAACTGCTGAGAAAATATAACCTTAAG GGTACTGAAGAAATACTTAGGAAAGAAGCAAGTTTGGGAGATGCCGTAATAGAAAACTTGGATTTACCTGAAGTAGAACTTGCTAATATTTTGACTTCACATCATACAGAGAGTGATCCATACAGTTATGAATTCGCCTACGACAGCTTGAAAAAGTTTGTCGAAACTTCTTTAGATGTTTACAAG CATGAGCTCTCAACGCTTCTGTACCCAGTGTTTGTGCACATGTACATGGTGCTCATATTGTATGACCATAATGAACATGCCATGAACTTCATGGAGAAATTTGGTCCGGAACAGGAAGATTACTATCAGGaagatttgaaaaaaatatcaattgttaAAAGCAAGGAACAAATAAAGGGCAATGAACTGGCAGAGATCTATAG CACCAACAAATTTGTAGTGCAAATGTCAAGAGATGCATCATCGCAACTCAAGCGTTATCTGCATGAACAAAAGAGTTCTACAGTCATCATAAACATCATCAATAACCACATCCACATTGACATCCACGATGGCCCAGGCCGGACTCTGGCTCAGGTCCGGACTAGCATTGGGAGCATACTTGGAGAAGCACCAAGAAATG AGAATCGCACGAAAGTGTACTATGGACTATTGAAGGAGCCAGATATACAACTGTTTCCCGTACCCACTGAAGATGAAGAGGAAACTGAGGAAACTCCAGATAAGCCAAAGAAGAAAAAAGCTAAAAAAGACAATATTTTCATGAAGAAACCGAAATCTGATCCTAATGCACCTCCGAATGACAGAATCCCTCTGCCAGAGTT AAAAGAAATGGATAAAATTGAAAAAGGAAAAGCTCTTAGAGAGGCAGCGAAACGTGTGCAATTGGGACCAGAGAGTCTTCCCTCCATCTGCTTCTATACTCTGCTGAACAGCGGCCACACGGCTATCTGTGCAGATATCTGTGACGATTCCACTCTGTTGGCTGTCGGATTTAACAACTCTACAATCAAA GTATGGACTTTGACACCTGTAAGATTACGTGGAATGAAATCTGCTGAAAAATTGCAAGACATTGATAGAGAAGCAG gaGATGTTCTTGTACGAATGATGGAGGAAAGAGATAGAGATGCCTGTCGTACGCTATACGGGCATTCAGGACCAGTCTACAAAGTTTCATTTGACCCATTTAAGAATTTATTGTTATCCTGCTCAGAAGATGCAACAG tgAGACTATGGTCCCTACAATGTTGGACATGCCTAGTGGCGTACAGAGGCCACGTGTGGCCGGTGTGGGACGTGAGATGGTCCCCGCACGGGCACTACTTCGCGTCGTGCGGCCACGACCGCACGGCTCGGCTCTGGGCCACGGACCATCATCAACCGCTGAGGATCTTTTCTGGACATCTCACAGACGTTGAT tGCGTGCAATTCCATCCAAACTCAAATTACATAGCCACAGGCTCCAGCGACCGAACAGTGCGCGTGTGGGACTGTTTGACGGGAACTCAAGTGAGAATCATGACGGGGCATAAG TGCGCAGTATTCACGCTGCAGTTCTCCATCTGCGGGCGCTGGCTGGCGTCGGGCGGCGGCTCGGGCGCGGCGGGCGAGCTGCTCGTGTGGGACGTGTCGACGGGCGCGCCGGCCGCCGCGCTGCCGCCCGCGCACACCGCCCCCCTGCACGCGCTCGCTTTTAGTCGCGACGGAACTATTTTAGCCTCGG GGTCTTTAGACTGTACGATCAAACTCTGggatgttgccgctataactgACGAAGTGCCAGTGGAAGATGCACCTAATAACCCAGTGGAGAAAAAGGAAGATAAATTTTTGTTGCGTTCATTTGCTACGAAAAATTCACCAATAACAAGTTTGCATTTTACAAGGCGTAATCTTTTGCTGGCTGTAGGCACGTATGAAGGAAGTACATAG
- the LOC134647949 gene encoding integrator complex subunit 10, whose protein sequence is MQNLHATMPGIEAASSDEDYIITKAKEAQKHNIHSAKAWMLTAKTLFPTNFKIQFEAYLMEKQSGNLQEAAECFTSLMLSRQNLPELLPEISAIANALKTAESSFLSQMFDKICPDIQLTILKTSVENSDDTMEHCRLLVLLLKKFPQLGVDSLVKTLINADKFFSDNRYARLLVVETLPLLSSLESPRLLQRLLVKAIDFYNSYVYDETEHDISDPWLRLYGVLDLLGRQLGWDPYLINYNNSLNKEAYFQKLLTLRSCDDCRQLLYCGTTFFLRSLYEQKSQKGNHILIEALADPDITPLKRRKSEIEVTGVSSNQFQAAASCWELLHSNEVISREFMKLANQLQVKPWSDGFSEELALYQGRYDETVQTVQGNNLAANIMRVSFNFFHKKYAACVESILAALPQLPSVEGALETELIVGGTHRHLHFLPLTKVAIMHYFCTLLIRILLSTGNSSDLTYGHILVLMQFGWPQEEAIFMNILDIIKRKGVFHYHLFSAYIIHIDILEELSFMWNDQNNSVALDILPNSQQHLGQRRIGTRGADKGVKEDFKQAMKAQVARSNESILNLMIQFITSERSYLLQVL, encoded by the coding sequence ATGCAAAATCTGCATGCAACCATGCCTGGAATTGAAGCTGCTTCAAGTGATGAAGATTATATTATTACAAAAGCCAAAGAAGCTCAGAAGCATAACATACATTCTGCAAAAGCATGGATGCTTACAGCAAAAACACTATTTCCCACAAATTTCAAGATACAGTTTGAGGCTTATCTGATGGAGAAACAATCTGGTAACTTACAGGAAGCAGCAGAGTGTTTCACTTCTTTGATGTTGTCACGTCAAAATCTTCCAGAACTTTTACCAGAAATATCGGCCATCGCTAACGCTCTTAAAACGGCAGAATCTAGTTTTTTGAGTCAAATGTTTGACAAAATATGTCCCGATATACAACTAACAATATTAAAGACTAGTGTAGAGAACAGTGATGACACCATGGAGCACTGTCGGTTGTTGGTGTTATTATTGAAGAAGTTTCCCCAACTTGGAGTTGACAGTCTGGTAAAAACATTAATCAATGCAGATAAATTCTTCAGTGACAATAGGTATGCCAGGCTCCTGGTTGTGGAAACTCTGCCCCTGCTTAGCTCTTTAGAATCCCCCAGATTGTTACAGCGGTTACTGGTCAAAGCTATTGATTTTTACAACTCTTATGTCTATGATGAAACAGAACATGATATATCAGACCCCTGGCTAAGACTCTATGGTGTATTAGATTTACTTGGAAGGCAACTTGGCTGGGATCCTTATCTGATTAATTACAATAATAGCTTAAATAAGGAAGCATATTTTCAAAAGCTACTGACATTAAGAAGTTGCGATGATTGTCGTCAATTGCTGTATTGTGGAACCACTTTCTTCTTGAGATCACTTTATGAACAAAAATCACAAAAAGGAAATCATATTCTTATTGAAGCCCTAGCAGATCCAGACATAACACCATTGAAGCGAAGAAAATCGGAAATAGAAGTTACTGGAGTTTCATCAAATCAGTTCCAAGCTGCAGCCAGTTGTTGGGAGCTGCTGCACAGTAATGAGGTGATCTCCCGGGAATTCATGAAGTTAGCTAATCAGTTGCAAGTTAAACCTTGGTCTGATGGATTTTCTGAAGAATTGGCACTTTATCAAGGAAGATATGATGAAACAGTTCAGACAGTTCAAGGGAACAATCTTGCTGCTAACATAATGAGAGTATCTTTTAACTTTTTCCATAAAAAGTATGCAGCATGTGTGGAAAGTATACTGGCAGCCCTGCCACAGCTGCCGTCAGTCGAGGGTGCCTTAGAGACAGAGCTGATTGTTGGTGGCACTCACAGACACCTACACTTTTTGCCGCTTACTAAAGTAGCTATTATGCATTACTTCTGTACCCTGCTTATAAGAATTCTGCTCAGCACAGGAAACAGTTCGGATTTAACCTATGGCCACATATTAGTATTGATGCAATTTGGATGGCCTCAGGAAGAAGCTATTTTTATGAACATTTTGGATATTATAAAACGAAAGGGTGTATTTCACTATCATTTATTCTCagcatatattatacatatagacATACTAGAGGAGCTGAGTTTTATGTGGAATGATCAGAATAATAGTGTAGCATTGGATATTTTACCAAATTCCCAACAGCATCTAGGACAGAGAAGGATCGGAACCAGGGGTGCAGATAAGGGAGTAAAGGAAGATTTTAAACAGGCCATGAAAGCCCAAGTTGCGAGAAGTAATGAATCTATCTTAAACTTGATGATACAGTTTATAACATCAGAACGGTCCTACCTACTTCAAGTTTTATGA
- the LOC134648476 gene encoding F-box/SPRY domain-containing protein 1 produces the protein MERLNYLLNDVHLCEGYSIAELVPDLVLENIFSYLSVKDLRNCSLVCKSWYRILSDENNDVWRIHCVKRLAEEVMKSDLLSTLTTYKAKLKAFFHSWNPHDCSRNIYVKPNGFTLHRNPVAQSTDACRGKVGFNYGRHAWEVIWEGPLGTVAVVGISTKEAPLQCQGYVGLLGADEQSWGWNLVDNHLLHNGDTQGHYPLLNNCPKYQVGERIRVILDCEDNTLSFERNYEFLGVAFKGLPNKRLYPTVSAVYGNTEVSMVYLGPPLDG, from the exons ATGGAAAGATTAAACTACTTATTGAACGACGTGCATTTGTGCGAAGGTTATTCTATTGCGGAATTAGTTCCGGATCTTGTATTGGAAAACATATTTTCATACTTATCTGTGAAAGATCTTCGAAATTGTTCCTTGGTTTGTAAGAGTTGGTACAGAATCCTCAGTGATGAAAACAATGACGTATGGAGAATACATTGTGTTAAAAGATTGGCAGAAGAAGTCATGAAGTCAGACTTGCTTTCTACATTAACAACTTATAAGGCAAAACTTAAGGCTTTCTTTCATTCTTGGAATCCGCATGACTGTTCCAGAAACATTTATGTTAAACCAAATGGATTCACTTTGCACAG gAATCCAGTAGCACAAAGCACAGACGCTTGCAGAGGCAAAGTGGGTTTCAATTATGGCCGACATGCCTGGGAAGTGATATGGGAGGGCCCATTAGGGACTGTAGCTGTGGTGGGCATCTCAACCAAAGAAGCACCTTTACAATGCCAAGGCTATGTGGGGTTGTTAGGGGCTGATGAACAGAGTTGGGGATGGAATCTTGTGGacaatcacttgctgcacaatggTGACACTCAAGGACACTATCCACTGCTTAACAATTGTCCAAAATATCAA GTTGGTGAGCGCATACGAGTTATATTAGACTGTGAGGATAATACTTTGTCATTTGAAAGAAATTATGAATTTCTAGGAGTTgcatttaaag GTCTTCCCAACAAGCGACTGTATCCAACTGTGTCAGCTGTGTATGGAAATACTGAAGTGTCTATGGTTTACCTCGGTCCACCATTAGATGGCTGA
- the LOC134648477 gene encoding transmembrane protein 164, which yields MFEWAYSGANRAVPRNVGPECAYFLSYNRQIIETIIVTALCSYILVKTYPKLVLPHDETYIKSDRGGKRLLVILLALLWGMEIGFKFASRTVIYLLNPCHVTTLMQIYLLAAPPSRTVTAVFRIHLNLLNGPLLAFLFPETASRQIPAEAALYWIQHGMMCVIPYYLFRIGGVYNVEPLGDFNWAIVSYCLNLLYHFIILQAIAIPAQVNLNHMICPALLDPFEGPWYRVAAVLHQAALCPLLCKAYCLVADFCLTKFPPTKVKQQLKELLQDKRTDDKKDL from the exons ATGTTTGAGTGGGCCTATAGTGGTGCTAACAGAGCCGTTCCCCGAAATGTGGGGCCCGAGTGCGCATATTTTTTATCGTATAATAGGCAAATCATTGAAACAATTATAGTTACTGCTTTGTGCTCATACATTTTA gTAAAAACTTATCCAAAACTGGTTTTACCACATGATGAAACTTATATTAAAAGTGACCGGGGAGGCAAGAGATTGCTTGTCATACTTTTGGCCTTACTATGGGGGATGGAGATTGGATTTAAATTTGCATCTCGCACTGTAATATATTTATTGAATccatgtcatgttacaacattaATGCAA atataTTTGTTGGCTGCACCACCCAGCAGGACAGTGACTGCAGTCTTTCGCATACACCTAAACTTGTTAAATGGGCCTCTGTTAGCTTTTTTATTTCCCGAAACAGCATCCCGACAG ATCCCCGCAGAAGCTGCCCTGTACTGGATACAACATGGCATGATGTGTGTGATACCATACTATCTATTTCGAATTGGAG gTGTGTACAATGTAGAGCCACTTGGTGATTTCAATTGGGCAATTGTTAGTTACTGCCTTAATCTGTTGTATCACTTCATAATTCTACAAGCTATAGCAATA CCGGCCCAAGTGAACCTGAACCACATGATCTGCCCGGCGCTCTTGGACCCGTTCGAGGGGCCGTGGTACCGCGTGGCGGCCGTGCTGCACCAGGCCGCGCTATGCCCCCTCCTCTGCAAGGCCTACTGCCTCGTCGCTGACTTCTGCCTCACCAAGTTCCCGCCCACGAAGGTCAAACAACAGCTCAAGGAATTACTGCAGGACAAGAGGACAGACGACAAAAAAGACTTGTAG
- the LOC134647954 gene encoding collagen alpha-1(IV) chain, whose translation MAVHLLCLVAALPLIGVNSQDDSWYAQRNEVNSNPGYYPAGSYPTRNTYPQYPDASRDIYPQYPDASRNSYPQYPDASRNSYSDPRYNNYEASPSQQPGPQPPAAREPYGAHYDPITKQRVTPHPNCTTRASCQPLCLAQKGAKGKQGSFGPPGPSGLPGHEGPEGPSGPKGQKGEIGSVGPRGPKGDRGKPGQQGFQGFAGRPGLQGDPGRAGDRGRDGCNGTDGDAGPQGERGYPGPRGFPGTPGSKGDKGESAAVGRYPKGDKGEPGSAGQQGPVGPIGPTGEPGPQGLLGRPGYTGSPGQPGEKGAKGPKGLSIKGDKGDRGDQGKKGQACSEKPLHVEVEKGAILGTQGDKGDKGTKGEPGMQGEKGYTGETGEQGLAGLVGPKGEKGIRGNTGERGRVGQFGASGQRGQKGDRGNEGLRGRDGRPGSKGEPGKDGGPGLRGLTGVPGPPGGSTGSVVGPPGPIGPRGNPGGPGARGTDGNPGEPGRPGPMGPPGGQGVPGTPGREGPPGMKGDKGDTGPEGKPGPAGLQGYNGQDGYPGERGQKGDSGISIPGDRGPGGQPGLSGQKGQKGDRGYQGLRGSPGNSTLGTPGMPGDVGPRGRKGDKGNPGQPGYPGEPGTKGDRGGVCNDCRPGTPGQKGDRGFDGMPGTPGERGPQGPPGVPGQRGPDGLHGLPGTPGEPGKQGDDGPMGPPGSPGLPAMIPSNLVKGPPGERGERGLPGLRGPKGDKGLAGPPGSKGTIGMPGYKGDQGLSGAPGIDGTPGRHGRPGTPGAKGLSIKGEKGTPGEPGLSGDKGFPGRVGLKGEPGQCPANLRELTKGDRGAPGAQGPPGPAGIPGEKGDQGYTGLKGDKGELGAQGKEGPVGPRGLPGARGEKGGMGIMGSPGSPGEKGLRGIPGLPGTRGLKGDTGISMPGPPGPSGNDGQKGDRGLRGEPGKNGNDGPPGWNGLPGEKGDSGRPGIAGPPGTQGLKGEPGPAGPPGMSGIPGTPGPIGDKGQAGYPGMPGQPGVIGLPGKTGEPGIQGPDGPRGFPGRRGPAGFPGTPGQDGEPGQKGDRGPPGFTGEPGTPGMDGIPGLVGAPGEKGDQGFEGPPGPTGPMGPKGDKGDRGFTGAQGPRGEPALPSEKGQKGEQGLTGLRGFTGTPGRNGTKGDKGNAGFPGFGRPGPAGEKGDAGSPGPQGFTGEPGLPGDRGFTGARGEKGDIGLPGNDGWPGIDGKDGLPGKPGDRGLTGAPGALGERGDTGEPGMDGINGINGKDGPIGPPGVPGPVGYPGLKGERGLPGVAIDVKGEKGNQGLPGAPGYPGQKGDRGFSGEPGMPGDKGEIGYEGEKGSTGQYGFPGDKGDTGPAGPSGLPGLTIKGEKGLHGIPGKHGRPGPQGAPGDKGDRGLTGLPGPSGFAGTPGRPGDRGEKGDQGMEGVAGPPGFDGPPGQPGPRGFTGIKGERGEKGETVMGYPGEKGNQGPPGEPGMPGLPGVKGDGGIDGRDGPPGEPGVPGEKGDRGFKGFPGQPGMQGIKGDKGESGQVVLGPKGDRGPPGFSGINGQPGENGMPGPPGMDGINGEKGDRGMTGPPGPSGPPGETGAPGYQGDRGEIGLSGEPGPPGIPGQSCTSTDFMTGILLVKHSQSDIIPQCEPGHIKLWEGYSLLYIDGNEKSHNQDLGYAGSCVRKFSTMPFMFCDVTGTCNYASRNDRSYWLATGRPTLMMPVEGTAIQEYISRCVVCEAPTNVIAVHSQTDIEPPCPGGWSLLWAGYSFVMHTGAGAQGGGQALASPGSCLQDFRATPLIECNGEAGTCHHFANLLSFWLTVIDESAAFGAPPRRATHKGDFNSRSQVSRCAVCIKNS comes from the exons CAAGATGATTCGTGGTACGCTCAGAGGAACGAAGTAAATTCTAACCCCGGATACTATCCCGCGGGAAGCTATCCAACGAGGAACACATACCCTCAGTATCCTGACGCATCTAGAGACATATACCCCCAGTACCCAGATGCGTCTAGGAACTCATACCCTCAATACCCGGACGCATCTAGGAACTCATATTCGGACCCGAGGTACAATAACTACGAGGCGTCGCCGTCCCAGCAGCCAGGGCCGCAGCCGCCGGCCGCGCGCGAGCCCTATGGCGCCCACTACGACCCTATCACCAAGCAGCGCGTTACGCCGCACCCGAACTGCACGACGCGCGCCTCTTGCCAACCTTTGTGTCTTGCGCAGAAAGGCGCTAAG GGAAAACAAGGTTCTTTCGGTCCGCCTGGACCTTCAGGATTACCTGGGCACGAGGGACCTGAAGGACCCTCGGGTCCGAAAGGTCAAAAAGGAGAAATTGGTTCAGTAGGCCCTCGAGGGCCTAAAGGTGATAGAGGAAAACCTGGTCAACAGGGATTCCAAGGTTTTGCGGGACGTCCTGGACTACAAGGTGACCCGGGCAGAGCCGGCGACCGGGGCAGAGATGGTTGCAATGGTACAGac GGTGATGCGGGTCCTCAAGGCGAGAGGGGGTATCCAGGACCTCGCGGTTTTCCGGGTACTCCGGGATCAAAAGGAGACAAGGGAGAATCGGCAGCCGTCGGAAGATATCCAAAGGGTGACAAGGGAGAGCCTGGGTCTGCCGGACAGCAGGGTCCCGTCGGTCCCATCGGACCCACAGGGGAGCCCGGCCCGCAAGGATTACTAGGTCGACCAGGCTACACG GGATCACCAGGTCAACCAGGTGAAAAAGGTGCTAAGGGTCCAAAAGGTTTATCGATAAAAGGTGACAAAGGTGACAGAGGAGACCAAGGCAAGAAGGGTCAGGCTTGTTCGGAAAAACCTTTACATGTGGAAGTAGAGAAAGGAGCCATCCTGGGAACTCAAGGTGACAAAGGAGATAAAGGTACAAAGGGTGAACCAGGGATGCAGGGTGAAAAGGGATATACGGGAGAAACAGGCGAACAAGGATTAGCCGGTCTGGTAGGACCAAAAGGAGAGAAGGGTATTCGTGGAAACACTGGTGAGCGA GGTCGAGTCGGTCAGTTTGGTGCAAGTGGACAAAGAGGACAAAAAGGTGACAGAGGTAACGAAGGGCTGAGAGGTCGTGATGGCAGACCCGGATCAAAGGGAGAGCCGGGCAAAGACGGAGGTCCAGGGTTGAGAGGTCTTACCGGTGTGCCCGGGCCACCCGGTGGCAGCACAGGGTCAGTTGTTGGCCCTCCCGGTCCGATCGGACCTCGAGGTAATCCTGGCGGACCGGGTGCAAGAGGCACAGACGGAAATCCCGGAGAACCGGGCCGGCCCGGCCCGATGGGCCCACCCGGAGGACAGGGAGTCCCCGGCACACCAGGGCGAGAAGGCCCACCTGGAATGAAAGGCGACAAAGGAGATACTGGACCCGAAGGGAAACCTGGACCGGCTGGACTTCAGGGGTACAATGGACAGGACGGATACCCAGGGGAGAGAGGACAAAAGGGTGACAGTGGCATTTCGATTCCG GGTGATCGAGGACCAGGTGGACAACCAGGATTATCTGGACAGAAAGGTCAAAAAGGTGACCGAGGTTACCAAGGATTGAGAGGCTCTCCTGGTAATTCAACGTTAGGAACCCCGGGTATGCCTGGGGATGTCGGACCACGCGGAAGAAAAGGAGACAAAGGGAACCCAGGTCAACCAGGATATCCGGGTGAGCCGGGAACTAAGGGAGACAGAGGCGGTGTCTGCAACGACTGTAGACCGGGAACGCCCGGACAGAAAGGTGACCGAGGGTTTGATGGCATGCCCGGGACGCCGGGAGAGCGCGGCCCGCAGGGGCCCCCTGGCGTGCCCGGCCAACGCGGTCCCGACGGCCTTCATGGATTACCGGGAACACCAGGAGAACCG GGTAAACAAGGTGACGATGGTCCAATGGGGCCTCCCGGAAGCCCTGGTCTGCCTGCAATGATACCGTCAAATCTCGTAAAAGGGCCTCCTGGAGAAAGGGGTGAACGAGGTCTCCCGGGTCTCAGAGGGCCAAAAGGAGACAAAGGACTTGCTGGTCCTCCCGGCAGTAAAGGCACAATAGGCATGCCAGGGTACAAGGGTGACCAAGGATTGTCCGGCGCCCCTGGAATCGACGGAACCCCAGGAAGACACGGTCGACCAGGTACCCCTGGTGCAAAGGGTCTTTCAATAAAGGGCGAGAAAGGTACCCCTGGAGAGCCCGGATTGTCAGGAGATAAAGGATTCCCGGGAAGAGTGGGTTTGAAGGGGGAACCTGGCCAGTGTCCTGCGAATTTACGGGAACTTACAAAAGGTGACAGAGGGGCGCCTGGCGCACAAGGACCGCCGGGACCAGCTG GCATACCTGGGGAAAAGGGAGACCAAGGCTACACAGGTCTAAAAGGAGATAAGGGTGAATTGGGTGCTCAAGGAAAAGAGGGACCAGTTGGGCCACGTGGTCTTCCAGGAGCTCGAGGCGAAAAAGGAGGCATGGGAATTATGGGCTCCCCAGGATCGCCCGGTGAAAAGGGCTTGAGAGGTATACCTGGTCTTCCAGGTACGAGAGGCCTTAAAGGAGACACTGGCATTTCTATGCCTGGGCCGCCTGGACCTTCGGGTAATGACGGACAAAAAGGTGACAGAGGTTTGAGAGGTGAACCTGGAAAGAACGGAAATGATGGACCACCCGGTTGGAATGGGCTTCCAGGCGAAAAGGGAGATAGTGGCCGACCAGGAATTGCAGGACCGCCTGGCACACAAGGTCTTAAAGGAGAACCTGGACCTGCAGGTCCACCTGGGATGAGTGGTATTCCGGGAACGCCTGGACCTATTGGCGACAAAGGGCAAGCGGGCTACCCTGGAATGCCCGGACAACCCGGAGTCATTGGCCTTCCTGGAAAGACAGGTGAACCGGGAATTCAGGGTCCTGATGGGCCTCGAGGTTTCCCTGGAAGACGAGGACCAGCTGGATTTCCTGGTACTCCCGGTCAAGATGGTGAACCAGGACAGAAGGGAGATAGGGGACCTCCTGGTTTCACTGGTGAACCAGGCACGCCTGGCATGGACGGCATCCCTGGTCTAGTGGGTGCTCCTGGTGAAAAAGGTGATCAAGGCTTTGAAGGGCCACCGGGACCGACTGGCCCAATGGGACCAAAAGGTGACAAAGGAGATAGAGGGTTCACGGGAGCTCAAGGCCCTAGAGGAGAACCAGCCTTACCTTCAGAAAAAGGACAGAAAGGAGAGCAAGGTTTAACAGGACTACGCGGTTTTACTGGAACACCAGGTAGAAATGGCACAAAAGGGGACAAGGGTAATGCAGGGTTCCCTGGATTTGGCAGACCTGGGCCCGCTGGAGAAAAAGGTGACGCAGGCTCGCCAGGTCCACAAGGGTTTACTGGAGAACCAGGGTTACCGGGCGATCGTGGATTTACTGGTGCCAGAGGCGAAAAGGGTGACATAGGTTTACCTGGCAACGATGGGTGGCCTGGAATAGACGGAAAGGATGGGTTACCGGGTAAGCCTGGCGACAGAGGTCTAACGGGTGCACCTGGCGCACTAGGCGAGAGAGGAGATACTGGAGAACCTGGGATGGACGGCATTAATGGGATAAATGGAAAAGATGGCCCGATCGGCCCACCAGGAGTTCCAGGACCTGTAGGATATCCTGGCCTTAAAGGCGAAAGAGGCTTGCCTGGTGTCGCGATAGACGTGAAAGGAGAAAAAGGAAACCAAGGTTTGCCAGGTGCCCCAGGCTACCCCGGGCAAAAGGGTGACAGAGGTTTCTCCGGAGAACCTGGTATGCCAGGCGACAAAGGGGAGATTGGATACGAAGGAGAGAAGGGTTCAACTGGACAATATGGATTCCCAGGAGATAAGG GTGACACTGGACCTGCTGGACCTTCTGGCCTGCCTGGATTAACAATTAAAGGGGAGAAGGGTCTTCACGGTATTCCTGGCAAACACGGACGTCCTGGGCCACAGGGCGCCCCCGGAGACAAGGGTGACCGAGGCTTAACAGGTCTTCCGGGACCTTCAGGTTTCGCCGGGACTCCGGGCCGACCGGGAGATCGCGGCGAGAAGGGTGACCAGGGCATGGAAGGCGTTGCCGGCCCGCCCGGCTTCGACGGACCACCGGGTCAACCTGGCCCTCGTGGTTTTACTGGCATCAAAGGTGAAAGGGGTGAAAAGGGCGAGACCGTGATGGGATATCCAGGTGAAAAAGGAAACCAAGGGCCCCCAGGCGAGCCAGGAATGCCAGGATTACCCGGGGTGAAGGGTGATGGCGGAATCGACGGGCGTGATGGACCGCCAGGAGAGCCAGGTGTACCAGGTGAAAAGGGCGATCGAGGATTCAAGGGCTTCCCTGGGCAGCCAGGTATGCAGGGCATTAAGGGTGACAAAGGAGAGTCAGGACAGGTCGTACTCGGACCTAAAGGAGATCGGGGACCCCCTGGTTTCTCTGGAATAAACGGCCAACCTGGTGAAAACGGTATGCCCGGCCCGCCTGGCATGGACGGTATCAACGGAGAAAAGGGCGACAGAGGCATGACGGGGCCGCCGGGTCCGTCCGGCCCACCTGGCGAAACTGGAGCTCCGGGATACCAAGGTGACCGTGGCGAAATAGGTTTATCGGGAGAACCCGGCCCGCCCGGAATTCCCGGACAATCATGTACCAGTACAGACTTTATGACTGGAATACTCCTGGTGAAGCACAGTCAAAGTGATATTATCCCTCAATGTGAACCTGGCCATATCAAACTATGGGAAGGCTATTCGCTATTATACATAGACGGTAATGAAAAGTCCCATAATCAAGATTTAGGTTACGCTGGATCTTGCGTAAGAAAATTCAGTACAATGCCATTCATGTTTTGTGACGTGACTGGAACGTGTAACTACGCCAGTAGAAACGACCGCAGTTACTGGCTGGCGACTGGCAGGCCGACGTTGATGATGCCCGTGGAGGGAACTGCCATTCAGGAGTACATTTCAAGATGCGTTGTTTGCGAAGCGCCGACGAATGTAATTGCTGTACACAGCCAAACTGACATCGAACCTCCCTGTCCAGGAGGCTGGAGCTTGTTATGGGCGGGATACAGTTTTGTTATG CACACTGGCGCCGGCGCGCAGGGCGGCGGCCAGGCGCTGGCCAGCCCCGGCTCGTGCCTGCAGGACTTCCGCGCCACGCCGCTTATCGAGTGCAACGGCGAGGCCGGCACCTGCCACCACTTCGCCAACCTGCTCAGCTTCTGGCTCACGGTCATCGACGAGAGCGCCGCCTTcggcgcgccgccgcggcgAGCCACGCACAAGGGAGACTTCAACTCGCGCTCTCAAGTGTCTCGATGCGCAGTGTGCATCAAGAACTcataa